A part of Streptomyces sp. NBC_01497 genomic DNA contains:
- a CDS encoding PP2C family protein-serine/threonine phosphatase — translation MDIRWLDDFPSRASGRLLAVPLALIVVITTAGLVSPNNVHLGPMLVIAPALTASFAGPWQTAMIGTVAAGAQALLAELNGGLGTPNHVWQFIALVVLSALVVFFCYLRERHSRQLSRVRVVAETAQRVLLRPPPQRVGPLRVAWRYRTADTDAQMGGDLFAVVHTGRSCSRVIIGDVRGKGLAAIGEASVVLGAFRESARHCETLSEMVQAMEDSVGADIEDAADTEQDPGEHFVTALVLDLPDGCGHGTMINCGHPPPLLLRDGQVTVLHAGSPAPPLGLGNLGPSGLHSETFAFTDGDTLLLYTDGVIEARSPQGSFYPLAERAATFPAAEPEELLQRLLHEVSAHTEGRLADDVAVLAITLAPAPARSATTMPSPS, via the coding sequence ATGGATATCCGGTGGCTGGATGACTTCCCGAGCCGTGCCTCAGGACGACTGCTGGCTGTCCCCCTGGCGCTGATCGTCGTGATCACCACGGCAGGTCTGGTGTCGCCGAACAATGTCCATCTCGGCCCGATGCTCGTGATCGCGCCGGCCCTGACCGCATCGTTCGCCGGACCGTGGCAGACGGCCATGATCGGGACTGTCGCGGCGGGCGCACAGGCTCTGCTGGCCGAACTCAACGGGGGGCTGGGCACTCCCAATCACGTCTGGCAGTTCATCGCGCTGGTGGTGCTGTCGGCCCTGGTGGTCTTCTTCTGCTACCTGCGGGAGCGGCACAGCCGTCAACTGAGCCGGGTACGGGTGGTGGCCGAGACCGCACAGCGCGTTCTTTTGCGACCACCGCCGCAACGGGTGGGACCGCTGCGGGTGGCCTGGCGGTATCGCACAGCCGACACCGACGCCCAGATGGGCGGCGATCTCTTCGCCGTCGTGCACACGGGCCGGTCCTGCAGCCGGGTCATCATCGGCGACGTCCGGGGGAAGGGGCTGGCCGCCATCGGTGAGGCGTCCGTGGTCCTCGGCGCCTTCCGGGAGAGCGCCCGCCACTGCGAGACCCTCTCCGAGATGGTGCAGGCCATGGAGGACAGTGTCGGCGCCGACATCGAGGACGCCGCCGACACCGAACAGGATCCCGGCGAGCACTTCGTCACCGCCCTCGTCCTGGACCTGCCCGACGGGTGCGGACACGGCACGATGATCAACTGCGGGCACCCCCCGCCCCTGCTCCTGCGCGACGGCCAGGTCACCGTCCTGCACGCCGGCTCCCCCGCGCCGCCGCTCGGTCTCGGCAATCTGGGACCCTCCGGGCTGCACAGCGAGACATTCGCCTTCACGGACGGCGACACCCTCCTGCTCTACACCGATGGCGTGATCGAAGCGCGCTCGCCCCAGGGCAGCTTCTATCCGCTGGCCGAGCGTGCCGCCACGTTCCCTGCGGCCGAACCGGAGGAACTGCTCCAGCGCCTGCTCCACGAGGTGAGTGCCCACACCGAGGGCCGACTCGCGGACGACGTGGCTGTCCTGGCCATCACACTGGCCCCGGCCCCGGCCAGGTCCGCCACGACGATGCCTTCACCGTCATGA
- a CDS encoding zinc-binding dehydrogenase has translation MNGLTALWTIDLLGLPGGSVLAVAGAAGTLGSYLVQLAEQAGLTVIADAAPADEDLVRGFGADKIVARGSGITERLRALYPHGVDALADAALIGPALFGAVRDGGTFVRFRSAGEPGGYESDATGRIAVRTTFVPDYAGRTDKLHQIRELAEAGVLIPRVAQTYSADEAAAAHRRLAAGGVRGRLVITF, from the coding sequence ATGAACGGGCTCACCGCGCTGTGGACCATCGACCTGCTGGGGCTGCCCGGCGGATCGGTGCTGGCCGTGGCCGGGGCGGCGGGGACACTCGGCAGCTACCTGGTGCAACTGGCCGAACAGGCGGGACTCACCGTGATCGCCGATGCCGCACCCGCTGATGAGGACCTGGTCCGCGGTTTCGGCGCGGACAAGATCGTGGCCAGGGGATCCGGCATCACCGAACGGCTGCGCGCCCTGTATCCCCACGGCGTGGACGCGCTTGCCGATGCCGCCCTCATCGGCCCCGCCCTGTTCGGAGCCGTCCGCGATGGCGGCACATTCGTCCGCTTCCGAAGTGCCGGGGAACCGGGCGGTTACGAGTCCGACGCGACCGGCAGGATCGCCGTGCGGACGACTTTCGTCCCCGATTACGCCGGGCGCACGGACAAACTTCACCAGATCCGGGAACTCGCCGAGGCGGGCGTCCTGATCCCGCGGGTCGCGCAGACCTATTCCGCCGACGAGGCCGCTGCAGCACACCGGCGGCTCGCCGCGGGCGGCGTACGCGGCCGGCTCGTCATCACCTTCTGA
- a CDS encoding non-oxidative hydroxyarylic acid decarboxylases subunit D has product MTATICPRCAYSDIETLFSSPVPGVWHVLQCQQCLYCWRTSEPDRRTTRDAYPDSFRMTRADIDAAIEVPARPAVIKRG; this is encoded by the coding sequence ATGACCGCGACCATCTGCCCGCGGTGCGCGTACAGCGACATCGAGACACTGTTCAGTTCGCCGGTGCCGGGCGTCTGGCACGTACTCCAGTGCCAGCAGTGCCTGTACTGCTGGCGCACGAGCGAGCCGGACAGGCGCACCACCCGGGACGCCTATCCCGACAGTTTCAGGATGACCCGGGCGGACATCGACGCGGCGATCGAGGTACCCGCCCGCCCAGCAGTGATCAAGCGGGGCTGA
- a CDS encoding SAM-dependent methyltransferase: MDASAAGPIDLHTDRPHAARVYDFVLGGKTNYPADREAGRKTLEALPTAGRDARENRGFMRRAVTIAAEAGIRQFFDVGTGIPTSPNVHEVAQGIAPESRVVYTDNDPIVLAHSRALHASTPEGRTTYLQADAGDPDTILRAPGLRETLDLGEPVALSLLLLLHWLPGDPYAVVRRLMDALAPGSYLIITHLASDIFDGVAGVEKTFVESGTSLRARSGPEVQGFFDGLELLEPGVVPCNLWRPALAAVGSVKAFEVPVYGGVAVKR, from the coding sequence ATGGACGCTTCGGCGGCGGGGCCGATAGATCTGCACACCGATCGCCCCCACGCGGCGCGGGTCTACGACTTCGTCCTCGGCGGCAAGACGAATTACCCCGCCGACCGGGAGGCGGGTCGCAAGACGCTGGAGGCGCTGCCGACCGCGGGGCGCGACGCCCGCGAGAACCGCGGCTTCATGAGGCGTGCGGTGACGATCGCGGCCGAGGCGGGAATCCGGCAGTTCTTCGACGTCGGTACCGGGATTCCCACCTCCCCCAACGTGCACGAGGTGGCGCAGGGGATCGCGCCCGAAAGCCGCGTCGTCTACACGGACAACGACCCGATCGTTCTCGCGCACTCGCGCGCCCTGCACGCCAGCACGCCCGAGGGACGCACCACCTACCTTCAGGCGGACGCGGGGGATCCTGACACGATCCTGCGGGCACCGGGGTTGCGGGAGACCCTGGATCTCGGCGAACCCGTCGCTCTGAGCCTGCTCCTCCTGCTGCACTGGCTGCCCGGCGACCCGTACGCGGTCGTGCGGCGCCTGATGGACGCGCTCGCCCCCGGGAGTTACTTGATCATCACGCACCTGGCCAGCGACATCTTCGACGGCGTCGCGGGCGTCGAGAAGACCTTCGTCGAGTCGGGCACCAGCCTCCGCGCCCGTTCCGGCCCGGAGGTACAGGGCTTCTTCGACGGCCTGGAGCTGCTGGAGCCCGGCGTCGTGCCGTGCAACCTCTGGCGTCCCGCGCTCGCCGCGGTCGGTTCGGTGAAGGCCTTCGAGGTGCCGGTGTACGGGGGCGTCGCCGTCAAGAGGTGA
- a CDS encoding GNAT family N-acetyltransferase has translation MLIREAGAEDWPAIWPFFHTIVAAGETFTYPTDLDEDQGREWWLLSAPNRTVVAVNDSGTVLGTAKMNRNHMGNGSHIASASYMVDPAHTGQGVGRALCAYTVDWARAAGYRAMQFNAVVETNVHAVKLYRSLGFEVLGTLPEGFRHPTAGYVGLHVMYRSL, from the coding sequence ATGTTGATCAGGGAAGCCGGCGCGGAGGATTGGCCCGCGATCTGGCCCTTCTTCCATACGATCGTCGCCGCGGGTGAGACCTTCACCTATCCGACGGATCTCGACGAGGACCAAGGCCGGGAATGGTGGCTGCTGTCGGCTCCGAACCGTACGGTCGTCGCGGTGAACGACTCGGGGACGGTCCTCGGGACCGCGAAGATGAATCGCAACCACATGGGCAACGGCTCGCACATCGCGAGCGCCAGTTACATGGTGGACCCGGCTCACACCGGGCAGGGTGTCGGGCGGGCGCTGTGCGCTTACACAGTGGACTGGGCGCGCGCGGCGGGTTATCGCGCGATGCAGTTCAACGCGGTTGTGGAGACCAACGTCCACGCGGTGAAGCTGTACCGGTCGCTCGGCTTCGAGGTCCTGGGCACACTGCCGGAGGGATTCCGGCATCCGACCGCTGGCTATGTCGGACTGCACGTCATGTACCGCTCCCTGTGA
- a CDS encoding GDSL-type esterase/lipase family protein: MNTERDWITTPVTADILRGYLDAETTAHGLLPHRLPARARQQIPDSQLAVAEAQPSGVRLVFRTRATTIELETLPTKRVYQGFPAPADGVYDLLVDGRLAGQTTVTGGNVRTVTDMISQASELRAGPAGTARFTGLAAHDKDIEIWLPHTEITELIALRTDAPVEPAGEHGRRVWLHHGSSISHGSNAAHPTAIWPALAAARGGAELVNLGFGGSALLDPFTARAMRDTPADLISLKIGINIVNSDAMRLRAFGPAVHGFLDTIREGHPSTPLLVVSPILCPVQEDTPGPLAPDFDGGTLRFKATGDPAERAAGRLTLNVIRGELARIVGQRAADDTHLHYLDGRDLYGAADHAELPLPDEIHPDPAGHRRIGENFARLAFGDGGPFAVKTG; this comes from the coding sequence ATGAACACTGAGCGCGACTGGATCACCACACCTGTCACCGCGGACATCCTGCGCGGCTACCTCGACGCGGAGACCACCGCGCACGGCCTGCTGCCGCATCGGCTGCCCGCTCGGGCCCGGCAGCAGATCCCCGACAGCCAACTCGCCGTGGCCGAGGCCCAGCCCTCCGGCGTCCGCCTGGTCTTCCGCACCCGGGCCACCACCATCGAACTGGAGACGCTGCCCACCAAGCGCGTCTACCAAGGGTTTCCGGCCCCGGCGGACGGTGTCTACGACCTGCTGGTCGACGGCCGGCTCGCCGGCCAGACCACGGTGACCGGCGGAAACGTCCGCACGGTCACCGACATGATCAGCCAGGCATCCGAACTGCGTGCGGGTCCGGCCGGCACCGCCCGGTTCACCGGCCTGGCGGCGCATGACAAGGACATCGAGATCTGGCTTCCGCATACGGAGATCACGGAACTGATCGCCCTGCGCACCGACGCCCCGGTCGAGCCGGCCGGGGAGCACGGCCGCAGGGTGTGGCTGCACCACGGCAGTTCCATCAGTCACGGTTCGAACGCCGCCCATCCGACCGCCATCTGGCCGGCCCTGGCAGCGGCCCGGGGCGGAGCGGAGCTGGTCAACCTGGGGTTCGGCGGCAGCGCGCTGCTCGACCCGTTCACCGCCCGTGCGATGCGGGACACCCCCGCCGACCTGATCAGCCTCAAGATCGGCATCAATATAGTCAACAGCGACGCGATGCGTCTGCGTGCCTTCGGTCCCGCTGTCCACGGATTCCTCGACACCATCCGTGAGGGGCATCCGAGCACGCCGCTGCTGGTCGTGTCCCCCATCCTGTGCCCGGTCCAGGAAGACACACCCGGCCCCCTCGCTCCCGACTTCGACGGCGGGACCCTGCGGTTCAAGGCCACGGGCGATCCGGCCGAACGCGCTGCCGGGCGTCTGACGCTCAACGTCATCCGTGGTGAACTCGCCCGGATCGTCGGACAGCGAGCGGCTGACGACACGCATCTGCACTACCTCGACGGCCGCGACCTCTACGGCGCGGCGGACCACGCCGAACTGCCGCTGCCCGACGAGATCCATCCCGATCCCGCGGGACACCGCCGCATCGGCGAGAACTTCGCGCGGCTCGCGTTCGGCGACGGTGGTCCGTTCGCCGTCAAGACCGGCTGA
- a CDS encoding helix-turn-helix transcriptional regulator encodes MDRNGQHSVAEVPYQPSAGTPPGAEVLGFPALLTRAQRHGVAPYSPKRLAFHELIAVRSGVLRCSVDFTEHELTAGDWLWVRPGQIQQYRSDLGAAEGTLVLFQPGFLDTPTADVARVDRPVWSFARIPEPEGERLRGILDLLEGEYRRSEGTPPDVHVEVVRHLLAVLLLRLAHAYGGEENAEAANDAFRRFQQAVERGFPGCRRVEAYAARLGYSPRTLTRATRAATGRSAKRFIDDRVLLEAKRLLVHTSLSATAIGERLGFSSATVFTKFFRQREGETPAAFRVRATAATP; translated from the coding sequence ATGGACAGAAACGGACAGCACAGTGTGGCCGAGGTGCCCTACCAGCCATCCGCCGGGACGCCGCCCGGCGCGGAGGTCCTCGGCTTCCCGGCCCTGCTCACCCGTGCGCAGCGGCATGGGGTGGCGCCCTACTCACCGAAACGACTCGCCTTCCACGAGCTGATCGCCGTGAGGTCAGGTGTGCTGCGCTGCTCGGTGGACTTCACCGAACACGAGCTGACGGCGGGGGACTGGCTGTGGGTTCGGCCCGGCCAGATCCAGCAGTACCGCTCGGATCTCGGCGCGGCAGAGGGCACCCTCGTGCTCTTCCAGCCCGGTTTCCTGGACACCCCCACCGCGGACGTGGCCCGCGTCGACCGGCCGGTCTGGAGTTTCGCCCGGATCCCGGAGCCCGAGGGGGAGCGGCTCAGGGGCATCCTGGACCTCCTGGAAGGCGAGTACCGGAGGTCGGAGGGCACACCGCCCGACGTGCACGTGGAAGTGGTGCGCCACCTGCTCGCCGTGCTCCTCCTGCGCCTGGCCCACGCGTACGGCGGTGAGGAGAACGCGGAGGCCGCCAACGATGCCTTCCGCCGCTTTCAGCAGGCGGTGGAGCGCGGTTTTCCCGGTTGCCGTCGCGTGGAGGCCTATGCGGCCCGACTGGGCTACAGCCCGCGCACCCTCACCCGTGCGACCCGGGCCGCGACCGGGCGCAGCGCGAAGCGCTTCATCGACGACCGCGTCCTGCTGGAGGCCAAGCGCCTCCTCGTGCACACGAGCCTGTCCGCCACCGCGATCGGCGAAAGGCTGGGCTTCTCCAGTGCCACGGTGTTCACCAAGTTCTTCCGGCAGCGGGAGGGTGAGACGCCGGCGGCATTCCGGGTTCGCGCGACGGCCGCCACGCCGTGA
- a CDS encoding non-oxidative hydroxyarylic acid decarboxylases subunit B: MRLIVGMTGATGAVFGVRLLENLRRLPDVETHLVLSRWARTTVEFETGLSVRSVGALADEVYAAEDQAAPLSSGSFTTDGMVVVPCSMKTLAGIRAGYADGLVGRAADVVLKERRRLILVPRETPLSEIHLENMLALSRMGVRIVPPMPAFYNHPASVDDIVDHVVARVLDQLDLPAPAAKRWHGMRAARETKHAL; encoded by the coding sequence GTGCGACTGATCGTGGGCATGACCGGCGCGACGGGTGCCGTGTTCGGTGTCCGCCTGCTGGAGAACCTGAGACGGCTGCCGGACGTGGAGACCCATCTCGTGCTCTCGCGGTGGGCGCGCACGACCGTCGAGTTCGAGACGGGTCTGTCCGTACGGTCCGTCGGCGCGCTCGCCGACGAGGTGTACGCCGCGGAGGACCAGGCCGCTCCCCTCTCCTCCGGCTCCTTCACGACCGACGGCATGGTCGTCGTGCCGTGCTCGATGAAAACACTCGCGGGCATACGCGCCGGATACGCCGACGGGCTCGTGGGCCGTGCCGCCGACGTGGTCCTCAAGGAGCGGCGACGGCTGATCCTGGTGCCGCGCGAGACGCCGCTGAGCGAGATCCATCTTGAGAACATGCTCGCGCTCTCCCGTATGGGTGTGCGCATCGTCCCGCCGATGCCCGCCTTCTACAACCACCCGGCGTCCGTCGACGACATCGTCGACCACGTCGTGGCCCGCGTCCTCGATCAGTTGGACCTCCCCGCACCCGCCGCCAAGAGGTGGCACGGCATGCGGGCCGCCCGGGAGACCAAGCACGCCCTGTGA
- a CDS encoding TetR/AcrR family transcriptional regulator yields the protein MVRAGLTPERLTRAGADMADEVGFDQVTVSALARRFDVKVASLYSHLKNSQDLRTRIALFALEELADRVAAALAGRAGKDALAAFADAYRDYAREHPGRYDAARLRLDPETAAASAGVRHAQMTRAILRGYDLTEPDQTHAVRMLGSVFHGYVSLEMAGGFSHTAVDSQESWDWVVDSLDALLRHRAAP from the coding sequence ATGGTTCGAGCAGGGCTGACGCCCGAGCGCCTGACCCGGGCCGGGGCCGACATGGCCGACGAGGTCGGCTTCGACCAGGTGACCGTCTCGGCGCTGGCCCGCCGATTCGACGTCAAGGTCGCGAGTCTGTACTCGCACCTGAAGAACTCCCAGGACCTCAGGACCAGGATCGCGCTGTTCGCGCTGGAGGAACTCGCCGACCGGGTCGCCGCCGCCCTGGCCGGGCGGGCCGGCAAGGACGCCCTGGCCGCCTTCGCGGACGCCTACCGCGACTATGCCCGGGAGCATCCCGGCCGCTACGACGCCGCCCGTCTGCGGCTCGATCCCGAGACGGCCGCGGCCAGCGCCGGGGTGCGGCACGCGCAGATGACGCGGGCGATCCTGCGCGGTTACGACCTGACGGAGCCCGACCAGACGCACGCGGTCCGGATGCTGGGCAGCGTCTTCCACGGCTACGTCAGCCTGGAGATGGCCGGAGGCTTCAGTCACACCGCCGTCGACTCGCAGGAATCCTGGGACTGGGTCGTGGATTCGCTCGACGCCCTGCTGCGCCATCGCGCCGCCCCTTGA
- a CDS encoding SDR family oxidoreductase: MSARFTDKVVLITGATSGMGRAAAERIAAEGAKVVLAARGEEAGEALASELRSRGADALFVRTDVTAEADVAALVQQVADRHGRLDGAFNNVGAATAIGPLTDIDSKAWDADLALNLGSVFFSLKHQIPLLRASGGGAIVNNASNLAVTGAAGMASYSAAKHGVVGLTRSAALDTAAAGVRINALVTGGVDTPLLRGNMGMPPEEAVRVAGAHHPLGRIAQPSEIAAFVAFLLSDEATFITGAALAIDGGLTAA; the protein is encoded by the coding sequence ATGTCAGCTCGCTTCACGGACAAGGTGGTCCTCATCACCGGCGCCACCTCCGGCATGGGCCGTGCCGCCGCCGAGCGGATCGCCGCGGAGGGGGCGAAGGTCGTCCTCGCGGCACGCGGCGAGGAGGCCGGGGAGGCACTGGCCTCGGAACTGCGTTCCCGCGGTGCCGACGCCCTCTTCGTACGCACCGACGTGACTGCGGAGGCCGACGTCGCGGCGTTGGTCCAGCAGGTGGCCGATCGGCACGGGCGCCTCGACGGGGCCTTCAACAACGTCGGCGCGGCCACCGCGATCGGTCCGCTGACCGACATCGACAGCAAGGCCTGGGACGCGGACCTGGCGCTCAACCTCGGCAGTGTGTTCTTCAGCCTGAAGCACCAGATTCCCCTGCTGCGGGCGTCAGGCGGCGGTGCGATCGTGAACAACGCCTCCAACCTAGCCGTCACCGGAGCGGCCGGGATGGCCTCCTACAGCGCCGCCAAGCACGGGGTCGTCGGACTCACACGGTCGGCCGCCCTCGACACGGCGGCGGCGGGTGTCCGTATCAACGCGCTCGTCACCGGCGGCGTCGACACCCCTCTGCTCCGAGGCAACATGGGCATGCCGCCGGAGGAGGCCGTCCGGGTTGCGGGCGCGCATCACCCGCTCGGGCGGATCGCGCAGCCGAGCGAGATCGCGGCGTTCGTGGCCTTCCTCCTCAGTGACGAGGCGACGTTCATCACCGGAGCCGCACTCGCCATCGACGGGGGCCTGACCGCAGCCTGA
- a CDS encoding alcohol dehydrogenase catalytic domain-containing protein: MRAVGLYEFGEPDVLRVVDLPNPKAGPGEVRVRVHAAAVSPADTLLRAGVLAERFREVPGPYVPGMDIAGVVDEIGPETRTDLRVGESVMAMVMPLGIAAVGGYAEYRVLPAGWVVRAPRAPTTRTLPPCP, translated from the coding sequence GTGCGAGCTGTGGGGTTGTACGAGTTCGGAGAGCCGGACGTATTGCGGGTGGTGGATCTGCCGAATCCGAAGGCCGGGCCGGGGGAGGTCCGCGTGCGCGTTCACGCGGCCGCGGTCAGTCCGGCGGACACACTGCTGCGAGCCGGTGTGCTCGCGGAGCGGTTCCGCGAGGTTCCGGGGCCGTACGTTCCCGGAATGGACATCGCGGGCGTGGTCGACGAGATCGGCCCGGAGACCAGGACCGACCTGCGCGTGGGCGAATCGGTCATGGCGATGGTCATGCCGCTGGGGATCGCCGCCGTCGGCGGCTACGCCGAGTACCGGGTGCTGCCGGCCGGCTGGGTCGTCCGCGCCCCGAGGGCCCCGACCACGCGCACGCTGCCACCCTGCCCATGA
- a CDS encoding winged helix-turn-helix transcriptional regulator has product MDSVRERGDTDPAVCEQSRDLIRDVLERIGDKWSVVVICRLADTTRGFNELRRLSGPITQRMLSATLRRLERDGLVTRTVRDTKPPRVDYALTARGLTLLETVQALARWAEEHAVGILDSRTTFDAGQE; this is encoded by the coding sequence ATGGACTCGGTCAGGGAACGCGGCGACACGGATCCCGCAGTGTGCGAACAGAGCCGTGACCTCATCCGCGACGTGCTGGAGCGCATCGGCGACAAGTGGTCCGTCGTGGTGATCTGCAGACTGGCCGACACCACACGCGGGTTCAACGAGCTGCGCCGCCTCAGCGGCCCCATCACCCAGCGCATGCTCAGCGCGACACTGCGCAGGCTGGAGCGCGACGGGCTCGTGACGCGGACCGTGCGCGACACCAAGCCCCCGCGCGTCGACTACGCCCTCACCGCCCGCGGACTCACTCTGCTGGAAACGGTTCAGGCGTTGGCCCGGTGGGCGGAGGAGCACGCGGTCGGCATCCTCGACTCACGGACGACGTTCGACGCCGGACAGGAGTGA
- a CDS encoding alpha/beta fold hydrolase, whose product MPIAEVSPGVSIAYETFGDPSDPPVLLVMGFGAQMIAWHEDFCRALAGRGRYVIRYDNRDCGLSTRFDEHPVDLGRFIGLVTAGDIPPALAMMPYRMQDMADDGLGLLSALGIERAHVVGSSMGGMIAQTMAISRPARVLTLTSMMSSTGEPDHGRPSAEAQAVLLSAKPSDRDGYVAAAERELVWSSKRYGDPALLRELARESYDRAYYPAGVGRQLGAMVLGGSRADALRGLRVPTLVVHGLDDTLIDPSGGKRTADLVPGAKLLLVADMGHDRPRELWREIIDALDAHMR is encoded by the coding sequence ATGCCGATCGCCGAAGTCTCACCAGGAGTGTCCATCGCGTACGAGACCTTCGGCGATCCCTCGGACCCGCCCGTCCTGCTCGTGATGGGTTTCGGTGCCCAGATGATCGCCTGGCACGAGGACTTCTGCCGTGCGCTCGCCGGACGCGGGCGCTACGTGATCCGGTACGACAACCGCGACTGCGGGTTGTCCACGAGGTTCGACGAGCACCCCGTCGATCTGGGCCGGTTCATCGGCCTCGTGACTGCGGGAGACATCCCGCCGGCCCTCGCGATGATGCCGTACAGAATGCAGGACATGGCCGACGACGGCCTCGGCCTGCTCTCCGCGCTCGGCATCGAACGGGCTCACGTGGTCGGATCCTCGATGGGCGGCATGATCGCCCAGACCATGGCCATCAGCCGGCCGGCCCGCGTCCTGACCCTGACGTCGATGATGTCCTCGACCGGCGAACCCGACCACGGCCGTCCCAGCGCCGAGGCCCAGGCGGTGCTCCTCAGTGCGAAGCCGTCGGATCGCGACGGGTATGTCGCTGCGGCGGAGAGAGAACTGGTGTGGTCCTCGAAGCGCTACGGCGACCCCGCGCTCCTTCGGGAGCTGGCCCGGGAGAGCTACGACCGCGCCTACTACCCGGCGGGCGTGGGACGCCAACTCGGGGCGATGGTCCTCGGCGGTTCACGCGCTGACGCGCTGCGCGGACTTCGCGTACCGACCCTGGTGGTCCATGGTCTCGATGACACACTGATCGATCCGAGCGGCGGCAAGCGCACCGCCGACCTGGTGCCCGGAGCGAAACTCCTGCTCGTTGCCGACATGGGACACGACCGTCCACGTGAGCTCTGGCGCGAGATCATCGACGCCTTGGACGCGCACATGCGCTGA
- a CDS encoding non-oxidative hydroxyarylic acid decarboxylases subunit C, translated as MPFDDLRGFLKALDDQGQLLRITDQVMPEPDIAAAAGAATRLGDAAPALYFDNVQGFTDARIAMNVHGSWANHALALDLPKETGIKEQVDEFVRRWAEFPIMPEWRENPPWAENTLEGDDVDIFSVLPLIRLNDGDGGFYIDKAAVVSRDPEDAENNGKQNVGIYRIEVKGKRKLAIQPVPVHDLAQHLRRAEEAGEDLPVAITLGNDPVISIVASTPMKYEENEYELAGALRGAPAPIARAPLSGLPVPWGSEVVLEGVIESHKREIEGPFGEFTGHYSGGRALPVVRIDRISHRTHPVFEHLHLGMPWTEIDYLMAANTCAPLYEQLKKDFPEVQAVNAMYTHGLVVIVSTAKRYGGFAKAVGMRVLTTPHGLGYAATVIVVDEDVDPFNLPQVMWALSTKMNPADDLVHVPNMSVMQLAPQATTPGIVDKLIIDATTPVGAQSGGHAGNPVRDLPETDEWLARLRHLAARR; from the coding sequence ATGCCATTCGACGACCTCCGCGGTTTCCTGAAGGCCCTCGACGACCAGGGCCAGTTGCTGCGGATCACCGACCAGGTGATGCCGGAGCCGGACATCGCCGCGGCGGCGGGCGCGGCGACGCGCCTCGGCGACGCCGCGCCCGCCCTGTACTTCGACAACGTCCAGGGCTTCACCGACGCTCGCATCGCCATGAACGTGCACGGCTCGTGGGCCAACCACGCGCTCGCCCTCGACCTGCCCAAGGAGACGGGCATCAAGGAGCAGGTGGACGAGTTCGTACGCCGCTGGGCCGAGTTCCCGATCATGCCGGAGTGGCGCGAGAATCCGCCCTGGGCCGAGAACACGCTTGAGGGCGACGACGTCGACATCTTCTCCGTGCTCCCGCTGATCCGCCTGAACGACGGGGACGGCGGGTTCTACATCGACAAGGCCGCCGTTGTCTCCCGGGACCCCGAGGACGCGGAGAACAACGGGAAGCAGAACGTCGGCATCTACCGCATCGAGGTGAAGGGGAAGCGGAAACTCGCCATCCAGCCGGTTCCGGTACACGATCTGGCCCAGCATCTGCGCAGGGCCGAGGAGGCCGGTGAGGACCTGCCGGTCGCCATCACGCTCGGCAACGACCCGGTGATCTCGATTGTCGCGTCGACTCCCATGAAGTACGAGGAGAACGAGTACGAGCTGGCCGGCGCCCTGCGCGGCGCGCCCGCTCCGATCGCCAGGGCGCCGCTGAGCGGGCTGCCGGTCCCGTGGGGCTCCGAGGTCGTCCTGGAAGGTGTGATCGAAAGTCACAAGCGGGAGATCGAGGGGCCGTTCGGGGAGTTCACCGGCCACTACTCCGGCGGACGGGCCCTGCCGGTCGTACGCATCGACCGGATCTCGCATCGCACCCACCCGGTCTTCGAGCACCTCCATCTCGGCATGCCCTGGACCGAGATCGACTACCTGATGGCCGCGAACACCTGTGCACCCCTGTACGAGCAGCTGAAGAAGGACTTCCCGGAGGTCCAGGCCGTGAACGCGATGTACACGCACGGCCTGGTGGTCATCGTCTCCACCGCGAAGCGCTACGGCGGCTTCGCCAAGGCCGTCGGGATGCGGGTGCTCACCACACCGCACGGCCTCGGCTACGCCGCCACGGTCATCGTCGTCGACGAGGACGTGGACCCCTTCAACCTGCCCCAGGTGATGTGGGCGCTGTCCACGAAGATGAACCCGGCCGACGACCTGGTCCACGTTCCGAACATGTCCGTCATGCAGTTGGCCCCGCAGGCAACGACACCGGGCATCGTCGACAAGCTCATCATCGACGCCACCACACCGGTCGGCGCGCAGAGCGGCGGCCACGCCGGCAATCCCGTCCGTGACCTGCCGGAAACCGACGAGTGGCTCGCCCGGCTGCGCCACCTCGCCGCCCGCCGCTGA